A part of Dictyoglomus sp. NZ13-RE01 genomic DNA contains:
- a CDS encoding RNA pseudouridine synthase, with amino-acid sequence MMEERYVLKIEKDIEERLDKYLASVLPLTRSQIQNLIEKEKVKVNERIAKPSQKLKAGDEVVVEVPPPEPTEIIPEQIKLDIVYEDDDILIINKPRDMVVHPSAGHYKGTLVNALLGYIGELSQIGGKIRPGIVHRLDKDTTGLIIVAKNDPAHLSLAEQLKNKTLRRIYWALVEGNFPWDEKRVELFMGRHPTDRKRMAILPYGKLSISNFKILERFKGYTLLEVNLETGRTHQIRVHLSYLGYPIVGDEVYGRKDKRFSVSGQLLHAKEIVFIHPRTKEIMRFTTDLPQDFQEVLNKLRNEL; translated from the coding sequence TTGATGGAAGAAAGATATGTGTTAAAAATTGAAAAAGATATTGAAGAAAGGTTAGATAAATATTTAGCGAGTGTACTTCCCTTAACTCGTTCCCAAATTCAAAATCTTATAGAAAAAGAAAAGGTTAAAGTAAATGAAAGGATTGCAAAGCCAAGTCAAAAGTTAAAAGCTGGTGACGAAGTAGTAGTTGAGGTACCCCCACCAGAGCCCACCGAAATTATTCCTGAACAAATAAAATTAGATATTGTATACGAGGATGATGATATTTTAATAATTAATAAACCGAGGGATATGGTCGTTCATCCCTCTGCGGGACATTATAAAGGTACCCTTGTTAATGCTCTTCTTGGCTATATTGGTGAGCTTTCTCAAATAGGTGGTAAAATAAGACCAGGTATCGTTCATAGGTTAGATAAGGACACAACAGGTCTCATAATTGTCGCAAAAAATGATCCTGCTCACCTTTCCCTTGCGGAACAACTTAAGAACAAGACCTTAAGAAGGATTTATTGGGCTTTGGTAGAAGGTAATTTTCCATGGGATGAAAAAAGAGTAGAGCTATTTATGGGAAGACATCCTACTGATAGAAAGAGAATGGCAATTCTACCTTATGGTAAGTTGTCTATAAGTAACTTCAAAATCTTAGAAAGGTTCAAAGGATATACCTTGTTAGAGGTTAATCTTGAAACAGGAAGGACTCATCAGATAAGGGTACATTTGAGTTATTTAGGTTATCCAATTGTAGGGGATGAAGTGTACGGTAGAAAAGATAAAAGATTTTCTGTTTCTGGACAGTTACTTCATGCAAAGGAGATAGTTTTTATTCATCCAAGAACAAAAGAAATTATGAGATTTACTACAGATCTTCCTCAAGACTTTCAAGAGGTTTTAAACAAGTTGAGAAATGAACTGTAA
- a CDS encoding macrolide ABC transporter ATP-binding protein — MEELIILENVRKIYRMDGVDTIALDGVSLSIKKGDFIAIMGPSGSGKSTLMHLMGCLDRPTEGKIYIEGRDVSTLSDDELAKIRNQKIGFVFQSFYLLPRLTALQNVELPLIYRGLPPKERIEKAKLLLDKMGLSDRLFHRPTQLSGGQQQRVAIARALAVDPIVLLADEPTGNLDTKSSHEIMNLISEIHEKENLTIVIVTHEKDISDFAKKIVRMADGKIIDILEK, encoded by the coding sequence ATGGAGGAATTGATTATCTTAGAGAATGTTAGAAAGATCTATAGAATGGATGGAGTTGATACTATTGCTTTGGATGGGGTCTCACTAAGCATTAAAAAGGGCGATTTTATAGCCATAATGGGACCATCAGGCTCTGGTAAATCCACATTGATGCATCTTATGGGATGTCTTGATAGACCAACAGAAGGAAAGATCTATATAGAAGGGAGGGATGTATCTACACTTTCTGATGACGAGTTGGCAAAGATAAGAAACCAAAAAATTGGATTTGTTTTTCAAAGCTTTTATTTACTTCCCAGACTAACAGCCTTACAAAATGTAGAATTGCCATTGATTTATAGAGGGCTACCTCCAAAAGAAAGAATAGAAAAGGCAAAATTATTGTTAGATAAAATGGGGCTTTCAGATAGGTTATTTCATCGACCTACTCAACTTTCTGGTGGTCAACAGCAAAGGGTTGCTATTGCGAGAGCCTTAGCCGTTGATCCTATTGTTCTACTTGCTGATGAGCCCACAGGAAATTTAGATACAAAATCCAGTCATGAGATTATGAATCTAATTAGTGAAATCCATGAAAAGGAAAATTTAACAATAGTTATTGTGACTCACGAAAAAGATATTTCAGATTTTGCTAAGAAGATAGTTCGTATGGCGGATGGAAAGATCATTGATATTTTGGAAAAATAG
- a CDS encoding transporter, translating to MVKKFLLFLLIFVISVSYSEEYLTLEKLTPLLENSPLAKIYKSQYENSVIKLNLTQASFNPQINSSISYSQGEVKYLNLNKTQQNQDINVSLSFSDVLLLWGKNGIDYQASLIDVEKARNNLKSNLQNLFYQLTQQFYNLYLAQEQLKIVSESYNLALEQSNIAEKKFANGEISQVDLLSAKINLKNAEINLSSAKNNLESAYKSLENLLGTKLDRVPVKLDLNYTPFNENPEDLINILNKNNINILNAELDLKKAELSLSQANLPSWPFSLNGSYNKDKNSLSFSFNTQSYALNLNYKYNSSLLSTSTSSSQDSWNIGFSFSIPIFDSGIRNNNIKQAELQVLQAQLTLENIKKEQELNFWQTYYALLQAQENIKQKELTLQQKKQNYEYQKVRYDLGLITELDLKNAELSVLQAQYDLSKAILDFNLYRLKLEQILNR from the coding sequence ATGGTTAAAAAATTTCTTTTATTTCTATTAATATTTGTTATATCAGTATCCTATTCGGAGGAATATTTAACTTTGGAAAAGCTTACTCCTCTTTTGGAAAACTCTCCTTTGGCAAAAATATATAAATCTCAATATGAAAATTCTGTTATAAAACTTAATTTGACGCAGGCATCCTTTAATCCTCAAATAAACTCTTCTATTTCATACTCTCAAGGAGAGGTTAAATACTTAAATTTAAATAAGACTCAACAGAATCAAGATATAAATGTATCTTTATCTTTTTCTGATGTTTTACTACTTTGGGGTAAGAATGGAATCGATTATCAAGCAAGTCTCATTGACGTTGAGAAAGCAAGGAATAACTTAAAGAGTAATTTACAAAATCTTTTTTATCAATTAACACAACAATTTTATAATCTCTATCTTGCTCAAGAACAACTCAAGATCGTTAGTGAAAGTTATAACTTAGCATTAGAACAGAGTAATATAGCGGAAAAGAAATTCGCAAATGGAGAGATAAGCCAGGTGGATCTTCTAAGTGCTAAGATAAATCTAAAAAATGCAGAGATCAATCTAAGTTCTGCCAAAAATAATTTAGAATCTGCTTATAAGTCCTTAGAAAATCTATTGGGAACAAAATTGGATAGAGTTCCAGTAAAATTAGATCTTAATTATACTCCATTTAATGAAAATCCAGAGGATTTAATAAACATTCTAAACAAGAATAATATAAATATTTTGAATGCAGAATTAGATTTAAAGAAGGCAGAGCTCAGCTTATCCCAAGCAAATTTACCCAGTTGGCCCTTCTCCTTAAATGGTAGTTATAACAAAGACAAAAATTCTCTATCTTTTTCCTTTAATACTCAAAGTTACGCCTTAAATCTCAACTACAAATATAATTCTTCTTTGCTCTCTACCTCTACATCGTCATCCCAAGATTCTTGGAATATTGGCTTTTCCTTTAGTATTCCAATTTTTGATTCTGGCATCAGGAATAATAACATTAAGCAGGCGGAATTACAGGTTCTTCAAGCACAGCTAACTTTAGAAAATATTAAGAAAGAACAGGAGTTAAATTTTTGGCAGACATACTATGCTCTACTACAAGCCCAGGAAAATATTAAACAGAAGGAACTCACTCTCCAACAGAAAAAGCAAAATTATGAGTACCAAAAAGTAAGGTATGATCTTGGATTAATCACTGAGCTTGACCTAAAAAATGCTGAGCTTTCAGTCCTTCAAGCCCAATATGATCTTTCAAAGGCAATTCTGGATTTCAATCTTTATAGATTGAAATTAGAGCAAATATTAAATAGATAA
- a CDS encoding transporter, giving the protein MRKFVLFLMIFALFVFSLGFSQQGSSTAQRKILTFEDALNIALQNNKDLYVAKISLQSALDDYEQKKKDPTTLILALTQAEKNAKLEQVKFNNTKLQIIQNVRNAYFSVLEAQAQLRLLEKQVNLYQEQLNAVKSKFQLGNATETDVMQAEINLLSAKNNYDLGVSNLKNAWSQFWQVLGTEPMDVELKEPEFVTFDFNLDQLFSIAQENLTTLVQAKNNVEIYELQVKLYDNDYTPKSQLKSAQDSLESAKVNLTQSLANAKLTISQRLDQLLNSLDKVNIQKKNLELAQKSFDIAKIRFNAGLITKIDLLNSEINLVKAENDYYSALHTYWKNIDSLSLSVGKEIYERGDK; this is encoded by the coding sequence ATGAGAAAATTTGTTCTATTTTTAATGATTTTTGCTCTCTTTGTATTTTCTTTGGGATTCTCCCAGCAGGGCTCTTCTACAGCTCAAAGGAAGATACTGACCTTTGAGGATGCTTTGAATATTGCTCTTCAAAATAACAAAGATTTATACGTGGCAAAAATAAGTCTTCAGTCCGCTTTGGATGATTATGAACAGAAGAAAAAAGATCCAACTACTTTAATCTTAGCTTTAACTCAAGCGGAAAAAAACGCAAAATTAGAACAAGTAAAATTTAATAACACAAAATTACAAATTATCCAAAATGTGAGAAATGCTTACTTTTCTGTTTTGGAGGCTCAAGCTCAATTAAGACTTTTGGAAAAACAAGTTAATCTTTACCAAGAACAGTTAAATGCTGTAAAAAGCAAGTTTCAACTGGGTAATGCTACTGAAACCGATGTAATGCAAGCGGAAATAAATTTGTTATCTGCAAAGAATAATTATGATCTTGGCGTTAGTAATCTTAAAAATGCTTGGAGTCAATTTTGGCAAGTTTTAGGTACCGAACCTATGGATGTAGAGTTAAAGGAGCCTGAATTTGTAACTTTTGATTTCAATCTTGACCAGTTATTTTCAATTGCCCAAGAGAATTTAACTACATTGGTACAGGCAAAAAATAATGTGGAGATATATGAGCTCCAAGTAAAACTTTATGATAACGATTACACACCAAAATCTCAGTTAAAGTCTGCCCAAGACTCTTTAGAGTCTGCAAAGGTAAATTTAACACAATCTTTAGCAAATGCAAAGCTTACTATATCTCAAAGATTAGATCAACTTTTAAATAGCTTAGATAAGGTTAATATACAGAAGAAAAACTTAGAACTTGCACAAAAAAGCTTTGATATTGCTAAGATTCGTTTTAATGCAGGCTTAATAACAAAGATTGATTTACTAAATTCTGAGATTAATTTGGTAAAAGCGGAGAATGATTATTATAGTGCTCTTCATACTTACTGGAAAAATATAGATAGCTTATCCCTTAGTGTAGGAAAGGAAATTTATGAGAGAGGGGATAAATAA